TTTTAAAAGAAAACGTCAAAATATTAGTTGATTGGATTAATAATGGTAAAGGTCCTTTTTCAGAAGGCTATATCGATATTTGGTATGACCGCTACAAGCAATTGTCACGAAAATAAAAAAACTATCCTATACTAAGTATAGGATAGTTTTTTTAGGTTTATTTAAGTAAACTAAGGTAAAATAAAGATATCAAAAAATATAGGTTGGCTAATTGATGAAAAAACTTAAGTTTACAATCGGCATTTTAATGATAATGCTTGGCTTTTTTGGCGTAATTTGGCAACGAAAAGAGCAAAATGAAATACAATCCCAGCCAGTACCATTATCAAATAAGACATCTTTTATGACTGTTGCAGATAATAAATCTTTAACAGTTAGTTCCCAAAAGGTGCAAATTCATGTTGATCCAGCATTGTACAGTACGACAGTTGAAACGGAAAATGATTATGTTGCCTTAAAAAAATATCCCAACTCTAACAGTACAACGATTGACAAATTATATCGTGGTGAGTGGGGGATGTATTTAGGGAGTCAAAATGGTTGGATTAAAATCAATACTAACGATGGCAATATAGGCTGGGTAAAAAAAGAAAATACCCAAATTACAACCAGTTTACGTAAAGTGAATCCTACATTAACGCAATTAAAAGTTGTTTTAGATGCCGGTCATGGAGGTATCGATACTGGTGCAGAAAGTAATGATGGGACCCTAATTGAAAAAGAATTAACACTTCAAACAGTAAAAAAGATTGGGGCTGCACTAGAAAAGATTGGTGTTAATGTCGTTTATACCCGCACGCAAGATAACTATTTAGCGTTAGATGAAATTGCCGAGAAATCCATGAGGGAAAGCGCAGATTTATTCATCAGCATTCACTACGATAAATATGATTATGATAATGGCATGAATGGTCAAACAACCTACTATTATTATCAAGATGATAAATTTATGGCAACGGTAATAAATACGGCACTGGCAAATAATTTAACATTAGGAAATAATGGGGTTCGACAAGGAAATTATTTTGTTTTACGCCAATCTAATCGTCCTAGCTTACTGTTAGAATTAGGATATTTAAACAGTGATCGTGATGTCGCTATCATTAAACAAACTGATTTTCAAAATAAAGTAGCTACAGGAATTGTCGCAGGTCTTCGTACTTATGTGAATGAACTAGAAGCAAATAAGTAATCTGAAAAAATCACAACGATACGGGGAAATTTAGCGTTACAAATTGTTCGTTGCCTTTTTTGAATATCAAAAAAGGCAATTTTAATTTACTAACTGTTTTGTCATCGTAATATGTTTCATTCCAGCTTCTTCAAAAGGTTCGCCGGCAGTTTTAAAGCCCATTTGTTGGTAAAAATTTTGTGCTTGCCATTGTGCCCCTAATGTCATTTCTTTAAAGTCGTGTTCTTTTGCGAAATCTGCTGCTGCATTTAGTAAAATTTTTCCCAAGCCTTGACCGCGATATTCTTTTAATACGGCCATCCGCTGAACCTTAACTTGATCCTCATCAATAGGGAGGAGCCGTACAGTTGCTAGCGGGATTTTTTTATCATCGTATAATACAAAATGGATGGCATACGCTTCATTGCCATCAATCTCAATGGATAAAGGAACATTTTGTTCTTTGACAAAAACTTGATTACGAATTTTTACTGCTGCTAAATAAATATCACTCATAGTGTCTCTTGTTTGGAGGATGCGCAAAAAAATCGCCTTCTTTCATTATTTTTTTTACTTTTGAAAAAATATCTATAAATTGTATTCCTTTAAGTTTGCAAGACAGTTGTTTTTTGATAAGATTAGTAACAACTAAAATTAAAACAGAATAACTAAATTGTAAACTGTTTTGTTTAGCTGAAGGAGTGATAGCTTGTTAGAAAAATTAAAAAACACAAAAATCATGTTTTGGTCGTTAGAATTGTTAATTTTGGCTACCTTGATTTTTGTATCAACAAAGATTGATTTTATTTTTAAACCCATTGGGACCTTTTTTTCAACTCTTTTTGCCCCTGTTCTAATTGCGGGATTTTTGTATTATTTATTAAACCCAATTGTGAACCTTTTGGAAAAAAGAGTCAAATTTAAACGAATTTATGGTATTATACTAGTTTTTATTCTTTTAATCGGAGCACTAGTCATAATTATTGGGAGTGTGATACCTAGTTTAGTTAGCCAGATAACATCATTAGCAGAAAGTATTCCATCTTTTATTGCTAGTGTTGAGTCTTGGTTAAGAGAAGTGGCACGGAGCCCCTTTTTTAAGCAGATTGACTTACAAGCACAATTCGATAAATTGGATATTTCTTATGGTACGATTATCCAACGCTTTTTAAGTGGCCTGTCCAATAGTATTGGTTCAATTGTTGGACAAGTGGCTAATGCAACAATGATTATTGTAACAGCACCATTCATTTTGTTTTATATGTTAAAAGATGGTAATCGACTTGTGCCAAATATTGAGCGGTTCTTTCCTGTTAATCGTCGTAAACAGATCGTTGATTTATTAGGGCAGTTAAATTATACCTTATCTAAATACATTAGTGGACAAGCGATTGAATGTGTTTTTGTTGCAACATTTACTTTTATTGGTTACTTAATTATTGGTGTTGATTATGCGTTCTTATTTGGTGTTATTGCAGGGGTTACAAATCTAATTCCTTATTTAGGCCCGTATTTAGGGTTAATGCCTGCAGTACTGGTAACTGTTTTTGATTCACCTATAAAGGCCTTATTATGTTGTGTAGTTGTTTTAATTGTACAACAACTCGATGGAAATATTATTTATCCCAATGTTATTGGCAAAACTTTATCTATTCATCCTTTGACTATTATTTTAGTATTATTAGTAGCCGGCAATATCGCTGGGCTATTAGGAATTTTCTTAGGTGTCCCATTTTATGCCGTGTGTCGGGTTTTGGTTACCTTTATTGTGAAGTTGGTGAAAGAAGATAAAAAAACAGATGAGGATACATTAGTAAAAGATGAGACACAACAAGCAGAGTAGTATTCTTTTTATTGCAAAGAATTTACCTTTGTGATACGATTTTAGCGTGGCAATTGCCACGCTTTTTTTCTATTTAAACATGAAAATATAAGGAGAGAAAGAAATTATGAATTCTGACCCCGAGAGTCAGTCGCTGATCGCCCAGTTTTTATTATTAATTGTTTTAACGCTAATTAATGCCTTTTTGGCTGCTTCAGAAATTGCTGTTGTTTCAATTAACAAAAACCGGGTGGAACAAAAAGCTGAAGAAGGCAATGTGAAGTCGCAAAAATTACTCAAAATATTGGAAAATCCAACTAACTTTTTATCCACTATTCAAGTTGGGATTACGTTAGTTAATATTTTATCAGGGGCATCTTTAGCTGATACATTATCTAGTCGCCTAGCGCCTGTTTTAGGTGGAGGAGCGGCTGCTAAAAGCCTTGCCAATATTATTGTTTTAGCGATTTTAACTTATGTATCCATCGTTTTTGGGGAATTATATCCTAAACGAATTGCCTTGAACAAATCAGAAGAAGTTGCCACTTTTACTTCTGGTATTATTCGTATCATTGGTACAATTGCAAAACCATTTGTTTGGTTACTATCGGCCTCTACTAGTCTGTTAGCTAAAATTACGCCGATGGACTTTGATGATGAAGATTCCAAAATGACCCGTGATGAAATGCGGTATATGCTGGAAACAGAGGGCGTCTTAGAAGAAGACGAATTAGAAATGCTACAAGGTGTTTTTTCCTTGGATACTAAAGTAGCTCGTGAAGTTATGGTTCCCCGGACGGATGCTTTTATGGTAGATATTAATGATCCAATTAGTGAAATCGTCACCGAAGTTTTAGCTGAAAATTATTCCCGTATTCCAGTTTATAATGAAGATAAGGACAAAGTAATCGGTGTTTTGCATACCAAGAATCTTTTGAAAGCCGCTTATCAATTTGGCTTTGAAAATATTGATATGCATAAAATTTTACAAGAGCCTTTGTTTGTTCCTGAAACAGTCTTTATTGACGACTTATTATATGAATTGAAAAAGACCCGTAATCAAATGGCTATTCTTTTAGATGAATATGGCGGTATGGTCGGGGTAGTGACGTTAGAAGATTTGTTGGAAGAAATCGTTGGCGAAATTGACGATGAGACTGATGAAGTAGAAAAACTATACGAACAAGTAAATGACCATGAATATATTATTCAAGGACGAATGTTAATTGATGAATTTAACGAAGCCTTTAATACAGACTTGCACATGAGTGATGTGGATACAATGGCAGGTTACTTGATTACAGCGTTAGGTACTATCCCAGATGAAGGGGAGAAACTTTCTTTTAAAGTGGATAATTTAACTTTGATTTCTGAAGAGATGGAAGGATCCCGAGTATTGAAGATTCGAGTTATCTTTCATGATCCAGAAATTGAAGTGGAACCAGAGGAAGAACGTCGCCATTTTCGTAAAGAATTTGAAGACGATGAACCAAGACGTTAAGAAATGTAGGTGATGTGCTGAAATTTTGGCACATCACTTTTTTATCGTTTATGAAATTTTCATTCCATGCTATACTAGCATAGTTGTTTTAGATAAAAATAAATCAAGTTAATGGCCAATGCCATTTTTAATTTAATGAACCAAAGGAGAACATAATGGATAATCCAAATTTACGAAAAGAAGTCGATAGTCGACGCACTTTTGCAATTATTTCCCACCCGGACGCAGGGAAAACAACAATTACAGAGCAATTATTACTTTTTGGTGGCGCTATTCGCCAAGCTGGTACGGTTAAAGGTAAAAAAACGGGCAACTTTGCTAAATCTGACTGGATGGAAATTGAAAAGCAACGGGGAATCTCAGTAACTAGTTCAGTGATGCAATTTGACTATGATGATAAACGGGTAAATATTTTAGATACACCAGGACATGAAGATTTTTCAGAAGACACCTATCGGACATTAATGGCCGTAGATAGTGCTGTTATGGTGATTGATAGCGCTAAAGGGATTGAGGCTCAAACAAAAAAATTATTCCAAGTTGTCAAAAAAAGAGGTATTCCAATTTTTACTTTTATTAATAAATTGGATCGTGACGGGCGAGAACCACTGGAATTATTAGAAGAATTAGAAGACTTATTACAAATTGAATCTTATCCAATGAATTGGCCCATCGGAATGGGAAAAGGTTTAGAAGGATTATATGACATTTATAATGAACGAATTGAATTGTATCGTCCTGAAAATTATGGTGGTGAACGTTTAATTCCATTAAATCAAGCTGGCGAAATACCTGCCGACCATCCTTTTCGTGGTAGCGGTCAATACGACCAGGTTTTAGAAGAAGTAGAGCTAGTCAAAGAAGCTGGCGATAGCTTTGATCGTAAAAAAATTGCGAGAGGAGAACAAACACCAGTCTTCTTTGGTTCAGCTTTAACGAACTTTGGTGTCCAAACTTTTTTAGAAACATTTTTAGAGTTTGCGCCGTCTCCTTATGCACATAAGACTGAAACAGGGGAAGAAGTAAGCCCATATGAACCCGAATTTTCTGGTTTTGTCTTCAAAATTCAAGCGAATATGAATCCTGCCCACCGTGACCGGATTGCTTTTGTCCGGATTTGTTCAGGCACTTTTGAACGAGGCATGGATATTACTTTGGAGCGTACTGGCAAAAAAATGAAGTTAAGTAATGTAACGCAATTTATGGCTGATGCTAGAGAAAATATCCAAGAAGCTGTAGCCGGCGATATTATCGGGGTCTATGATACTGGTAATTATCAAATTGGCGATACGCTTTTTGAAGGCAAGTTAAAAGTGGCTTATGAAGAATTGCCATCGTTTACACCGGAATTGTTTATGAAAGTCCAAGCAAAAAATGTGATGAAGCAAAAATCTTTCCATAAAGGTATTCAGCAATTAGTTCAAGAAGGTGCAATTCAAATGTATCGTACTTACTTAACGGATGAATATGTCATTGGAGCAGTTGGACAATTACAATTTGAAGTTTTCCAATACCGGATGAAAAACGAATACAACGCTGAAGTGGTGATGACACCAATGGGACACAAAATCGCCCGTTGGATTGATCCTGAACAATTGGATGAAAAGATGGGCTCCTCTCGAAATATTTTGGCGCGAGATCGTTTTGACCAACCACTATTTTTATTTGAAAACCAATTTGCAGAACGCTGGTTTGCCGATAAGTATCCCGATGTGAAGTTGAAGAGTTTGATGTAAAATTTTATAATATAAAACTTAAGTTGTTGTTTTAGGCTATGCAATCACGTTGCATAGCTTTTTTTGTGCTATCTAATAAATTTATTTGAATTCACTTCATTATTTAATGAAGCGTAAAATTATAACCCCTCGAATTAGAAAATATCTATGCTGTTTTTAGTGAAAATTAGTGTGATTCGTTGTTTTTCCAACGATAATAACAGATGTAATATTCATTTTATTTGAAAAATATCGGATTATAAATTAGTATTTAATTAATTAGTATTATATTGTTTTAATTTTATGAATTCGTATTGAGTACTAAAAGAAGGGAGATTATCTGGAATGATTGGTATAAAAAAATTAAGCGCTTTGCTTTTAGGTACCCAACTTCTTTTTGCAACGGGTTCTTCCTCGTTTTCCGCGACCCAAAATTATGATGAAAGTTCAAGTGAAAAAACGCACGAAACGACTACTGAATCCACTAAAAAATTAGAACTTCATGATAGCATTAGTGCAACCCTTGAGAGCCAAACAAGTGCTAGTTCTGAGGAACAAGTAATCGCTGAGGAGCAAGTAGCCGATAGCATTACAAAAGAAAGTGAGTCTAAAGACCCGCCGACAAAAGAAAGTATCAGTCGTGCTGTAGGTATACAGGCAAGTGGTAGTGGGACTTCCCAAGATGATCCGCGAATTGTCGAAAATTCAGCAGAGCTAAAAACAGCAATTGAAGATCCACAAATTGCGTACATTAAATTAGCTCCTTCAGAGGAAATTTTTTATTTTGATGTAAGTTCTCCTCAAGTTACAAGTAATGTTACGATTGATGGTAGTGGTCGTACCATATCATACAACAAGAATACTCTTGAAGTTAAAGCAAATAATGTTTGGGTGAAATTTATGAATATGACATTTGGTTCATCCGATTATTCCGTAACTACTAATGAGTACTACGGTCTTTGCCGAGGAAATACTACTTATTCAAATGTTACAGTTGAAGTTGAAAATGTCAAATATTATTCAAATAGAGGAGCGCAACCTTTTTTTAATCGTGGGAAAGATAGTAAAGTTGTCTTTTCAGGAGAAAACTTTTTCTCAGTGCAAGATGGGATCTCATCTCAAGAATTTGCAGAATGTAATCATTTTCTATTTAAAAAAGATAGCCATACGACAGTTGAACATGATACTGGACAGAGCAATTCGATCGTGACATATGGGACAGGACGTGATTTTAGTTTTGAATTAGAGGCAGGAGCGGTTGTGGATTATAACACAATAAGTGATCAATTTGTTGATAGCTTTTCAGGGAATGGGACGATGAAAATTGGTGAGGGAGCATCGCTTAAGATTAATGGGGATCGAAGGTTTGTTTCCGCTAGTAAACGAATGATTCTTCAAGTTGATGAGGGTGGAAAGCTCGACATGAGTTTTGAGGATAGCTTCAATTTTAATAATGCTTCCACACTCAATTTTGCGAAGGACTCAACGTTAAATATGGCAGTAACAAATGCAAATCAAGTTTTTAGTAATACCATTCCTGCCGATAATTTCATTATTGATAATGCTTATCGTTTATCTTTTAATGTTTCTGGATTAACAAACAAGGAGCCTGTCAATGCAGGATTCACATTTTCTGAATTCATTCCCGGAATTACCGGTTACGGTATTACGGCAGGCAATACTCCTATAAATACCATTATTGGTAGTGGTGCTGTTATTAGTTCGAATGGGACCGATTTCACGTTAAATTCGCCTCAAGACGATTTTGAGACAGACGAAAAAACAACGATTCGAGGAGCAAGAAGTATTGTCTTACAACGCCTCCCTAATCCAGCGGTGATACGAGATGTCAAACAAGTGGTTAAAGATACTAGCGCTGCTTTTAATCTGACTGATTATTTGACCAACAATAATGTTATTACTGGCGTAGATTATTTGCTATTTAGTGAGCAGCAAGATACTGAAAACTTTAATGATACTGATAAAATCGCTGAACAAAAGATAGGAGCAAAAGTAGAAGAAGCAGAAGCAACAGAGCTTACTGAAGCAGAAATTACAAGTTCTGTAGCGTTTACCAATTTAGCAGAACAGACAGAATATTGGCTTTATGTCCAAATCAAAGCGAGTTTTGAATCAGGTGATAGTGAATGGTATGAAATATCTTTTACCACAAAGACGGATGCACTCAATGTAACATTCCCAACTGAAATGTTCTTTAATACCGAAATGTCTGAAGAAGACAGACGACTACTAGTCACTTCACAACGCTATCGAGTCAAAAATAATAGTGCTTATCCAATTGAATTAAAGATAAATTCTTTTAGTGAAGACGGCGAGTCAGGCGTTGACTTGTTAGAAAATATAGACGGCGATACGAAAGGTCACTTATATTTACAGCTAGCAAAAGACAGTGAAGAACCCACTACATTAAAAAAAGATTTAGCAAATGTTGATATGGGAGAATTAGATATCGATCAGCAAATAAATTTACAGTTTACAGGTGAATACTTTGGTAACGCAGGTAAGGAAATCAACACAAAATACAATATGATTTTGGAATTTACGAGAACGGGGGAGTAACAGAATGAATACAACTAACACGCAGTCCAATCAAAAAAACAAAAAAATAATTTTACTTTTATTATTACTTTTATTGTTAAGTGTTGGGGGATATTTTGTTTATCGTCATTTTAATCAACCTGATGTACCTGTGACGATTGTTAGTGGCGAGTTTTTACCGGATGGAAAAGATGCAGCCAAAATTTCAGGTGAAGAATTGCAACAATTGGCGCAAAAAAAAGTAGATGCGAGCCAGTTCAACATGGTTATCGCCCCCACTGCCAATGTACAACAAGGTACAAAGAGTGATTTGTTTATTCAAAATCCACCTCATAACGCCAATCCAATCAACGTGGAAATTCGGTTAAAAGATTCAAATGAATTAGTTTATACCTCGGGTGCTATTCACCCGGGTTATGAAATAAAAGGAGCTACTCTGGAAAAAAAATTGGAGGAGGGGAGTTATCCGGCAACTGCGCTTTTTAGCATTTATGATGGTAATACCAAAGGAAAACGTGGACAAGTTGCCGCAGCGATTGATTTTGTAGTGAAATAAAAAAAGAAAGGAAGAGGAAAAATGAAAAAAATATTTGGTTTAGTTGCACTATCAAGTGTCGTGTTGGTGGCCCTACCGGCATATGCAGAACAGAATATTATTGGTGAAGATTCTGGAGAGATTAAGATAAATGGGACATTAGGTATTGATAATACAGATGAGGGTGCGACAATTGTAGAAGAAGATGATGCTTGGATTAATGTTACACTTCCATTAGAGACAATCTTTTATAGCGCCAGCCCAAATGCAGGTGCGCCTATCACATCACCTGACTATACAATTACTAATAATTCTGGTCGTCCAGTGGATATTTTTTTTAAGGGAATAGCAAAAGATGATCCGGATCCTTCTGCCCAAGCTGAGTATGAGGTTGCATTGAATGGCTTTGCTAAAGGAAACCCTAAAATTATTGAAGATGGTTTAGTAACTTCAGAGAATAACGGAGTGCTTATTCATACACTTGCAAATAAAAATGGGAAACTTGGTAAAAATGATCAGGATCTGCAACCAACTGCTAATACTGTTGCTTTTAGATATGTTGGAGAAGTTATGGATGCAGTGGATAGTACAATTACTGAAAATTACACCATGACGCTTGAATTTAAAGCTGTTAGTTGGGTAGAAGAAACGGAAACACCTTAATTTTGTAGGAGGGCTTGCAGATGAATGGAGATATTCAAGTAACAGGAGTGTTAAACATGCCTGTTGAGTCGTCTGTTTCAGAGCCAGGGGAAACCACTTCAAGTTCAACATCCAATGAAGTTGTCTATGTTTCGACAAAAAAAGAGTTTTACCCACAAACAGGGGATGAGATAAATACGAACTACCTCGTTATGGGGATACTAATAATTATAATAAGTATTACGGTAATTGTCTCTCGGTGTAGGAAAACAGTTAAATAAAATTAATTATTAGGTAGCCCCTGTGATTAATTGTAATAAGTAGCGGTAAATAATACTAGAAGTTTTAATGCAGCGTTTTTAGCAATGCTGCATTTTTTTTGATATAAAAAAGTGATTAACAAAAGACTATAGTTGTCCAAAAAGCCAAAAAAATTCTATGAACTTATTCAAAATGAAAAAATTTTTTTTAAAAACGTAACTATCTAGCGAAAAAAAACATATTTGTGCTATTATGAAGTATAAAATCAAAAGGGGAAATAGAATGTTAGAAAATATTTTATTAGACGATCCAGCTCAAAACAAACTAATGCTCTT
The genomic region above belongs to Enterococcus saigonensis and contains:
- a CDS encoding N-acetylmuramoyl-L-alanine amidase → MKKLKFTIGILMIMLGFFGVIWQRKEQNEIQSQPVPLSNKTSFMTVADNKSLTVSSQKVQIHVDPALYSTTVETENDYVALKKYPNSNSTTIDKLYRGEWGMYLGSQNGWIKINTNDGNIGWVKKENTQITTSLRKVNPTLTQLKVVLDAGHGGIDTGAESNDGTLIEKELTLQTVKKIGAALEKIGVNVVYTRTQDNYLALDEIAEKSMRESADLFISIHYDKYDYDNGMNGQTTYYYYQDDKFMATVINTALANNLTLGNNGVRQGNYFVLRQSNRPSLLLELGYLNSDRDVAIIKQTDFQNKVATGIVAGLRTYVNELEANK
- a CDS encoding GNAT family N-acetyltransferase, whose protein sequence is MRILQTRDTMSDIYLAAVKIRNQVFVKEQNVPLSIEIDGNEAYAIHFVLYDDKKIPLATVRLLPIDEDQVKVQRMAVLKEYRGQGLGKILLNAAADFAKEHDFKEMTLGAQWQAQNFYQQMGFKTAGEPFEEAGMKHITMTKQLVN
- a CDS encoding AI-2E family transporter codes for the protein MLEKLKNTKIMFWSLELLILATLIFVSTKIDFIFKPIGTFFSTLFAPVLIAGFLYYLLNPIVNLLEKRVKFKRIYGIILVFILLIGALVIIIGSVIPSLVSQITSLAESIPSFIASVESWLREVARSPFFKQIDLQAQFDKLDISYGTIIQRFLSGLSNSIGSIVGQVANATMIIVTAPFILFYMLKDGNRLVPNIERFFPVNRRKQIVDLLGQLNYTLSKYISGQAIECVFVATFTFIGYLIIGVDYAFLFGVIAGVTNLIPYLGPYLGLMPAVLVTVFDSPIKALLCCVVVLIVQQLDGNIIYPNVIGKTLSIHPLTIILVLLVAGNIAGLLGIFLGVPFYAVCRVLVTFIVKLVKEDKKTDEDTLVKDETQQAE
- a CDS encoding hemolysin family protein produces the protein MNSDPESQSLIAQFLLLIVLTLINAFLAASEIAVVSINKNRVEQKAEEGNVKSQKLLKILENPTNFLSTIQVGITLVNILSGASLADTLSSRLAPVLGGGAAAKSLANIIVLAILTYVSIVFGELYPKRIALNKSEEVATFTSGIIRIIGTIAKPFVWLLSASTSLLAKITPMDFDDEDSKMTRDEMRYMLETEGVLEEDELEMLQGVFSLDTKVAREVMVPRTDAFMVDINDPISEIVTEVLAENYSRIPVYNEDKDKVIGVLHTKNLLKAAYQFGFENIDMHKILQEPLFVPETVFIDDLLYELKKTRNQMAILLDEYGGMVGVVTLEDLLEEIVGEIDDETDEVEKLYEQVNDHEYIIQGRMLIDEFNEAFNTDLHMSDVDTMAGYLITALGTIPDEGEKLSFKVDNLTLISEEMEGSRVLKIRVIFHDPEIEVEPEEERRHFRKEFEDDEPRR
- a CDS encoding peptide chain release factor 3; translated protein: MDNPNLRKEVDSRRTFAIISHPDAGKTTITEQLLLFGGAIRQAGTVKGKKTGNFAKSDWMEIEKQRGISVTSSVMQFDYDDKRVNILDTPGHEDFSEDTYRTLMAVDSAVMVIDSAKGIEAQTKKLFQVVKKRGIPIFTFINKLDRDGREPLELLEELEDLLQIESYPMNWPIGMGKGLEGLYDIYNERIELYRPENYGGERLIPLNQAGEIPADHPFRGSGQYDQVLEEVELVKEAGDSFDRKKIARGEQTPVFFGSALTNFGVQTFLETFLEFAPSPYAHKTETGEEVSPYEPEFSGFVFKIQANMNPAHRDRIAFVRICSGTFERGMDITLERTGKKMKLSNVTQFMADARENIQEAVAGDIIGVYDTGNYQIGDTLFEGKLKVAYEELPSFTPELFMKVQAKNVMKQKSFHKGIQQLVQEGAIQMYRTYLTDEYVIGAVGQLQFEVFQYRMKNEYNAEVVMTPMGHKIARWIDPEQLDEKMGSSRNILARDRFDQPLFLFENQFAERWFADKYPDVKLKSLM
- a CDS encoding pectate lyase-like adhesive domain-containing protein, producing the protein MIGIKKLSALLLGTQLLFATGSSSFSATQNYDESSSEKTHETTTESTKKLELHDSISATLESQTSASSEEQVIAEEQVADSITKESESKDPPTKESISRAVGIQASGSGTSQDDPRIVENSAELKTAIEDPQIAYIKLAPSEEIFYFDVSSPQVTSNVTIDGSGRTISYNKNTLEVKANNVWVKFMNMTFGSSDYSVTTNEYYGLCRGNTTYSNVTVEVENVKYYSNRGAQPFFNRGKDSKVVFSGENFFSVQDGISSQEFAECNHFLFKKDSHTTVEHDTGQSNSIVTYGTGRDFSFELEAGAVVDYNTISDQFVDSFSGNGTMKIGEGASLKINGDRRFVSASKRMILQVDEGGKLDMSFEDSFNFNNASTLNFAKDSTLNMAVTNANQVFSNTIPADNFIIDNAYRLSFNVSGLTNKEPVNAGFTFSEFIPGITGYGITAGNTPINTIIGSGAVISSNGTDFTLNSPQDDFETDEKTTIRGARSIVLQRLPNPAVIRDVKQVVKDTSAAFNLTDYLTNNNVITGVDYLLFSEQQDTENFNDTDKIAEQKIGAKVEEAEATELTEAEITSSVAFTNLAEQTEYWLYVQIKASFESGDSEWYEISFTTKTDALNVTFPTEMFFNTEMSEEDRRLLVTSQRYRVKNNSAYPIELKINSFSEDGESGVDLLENIDGDTKGHLYLQLAKDSEEPTTLKKDLANVDMGELDIDQQINLQFTGEYFGNAGKEINTKYNMILEFTRTGE
- a CDS encoding LPXTG cell wall anchor domain-containing protein yields the protein MNGDIQVTGVLNMPVESSVSEPGETTSSSTSNEVVYVSTKKEFYPQTGDEINTNYLVMGILIIIISITVIVSRCRKTVK